Proteins from a single region of Ensifer adhaerens:
- a CDS encoding succinylglutamate desuccinylase/aspartoacylase family protein: MDISEIIIAGDTSGIEWRLPVFRFKGRNAAAPKTYIQAALHANELPGTALAHFLLQGLQQAEKDGAILGDITVVPQANPIGTAQSHFGELQGRFDLGSRTNFNRDFPLISLADRDSLIDDLDRYSATDRLKRQLLHMALGADLMLDLHCDDEALQYAYIDDAFWPEAGDLASALGMEAVFLSDGESSAFEEAVAYAWKYETGQKKTRLPGRLSVTVELRGTRDVYPELARKDADGVFRFLVARGVITGDDAIAPFAGIVSPLDNIEMIRAPEAGAILFHRDIGESVKAGDLLATILARPGQAGGTVEVRAPQDGLIVTRVSTRLARRRSDLMKIACAQPSNAARKPGPLEA; the protein is encoded by the coding sequence ATGGACATTTCCGAAATCATCATCGCCGGCGATACGTCCGGCATCGAATGGCGCCTGCCCGTCTTCCGCTTCAAGGGCAGGAACGCTGCGGCACCGAAGACCTATATCCAGGCGGCGCTGCACGCCAACGAGTTGCCGGGCACGGCGCTGGCGCATTTCCTTCTGCAAGGATTGCAGCAGGCAGAAAAAGACGGCGCCATCCTCGGCGACATCACCGTCGTGCCGCAGGCAAACCCGATCGGCACGGCGCAGTCGCATTTCGGCGAGCTGCAGGGCCGGTTCGATCTGGGATCGCGCACCAACTTCAACCGCGACTTCCCGCTGATCTCGCTTGCCGACCGCGACAGCCTCATCGACGATCTCGACCGTTACTCGGCGACCGACCGCCTGAAGCGCCAGCTGCTGCACATGGCGCTCGGCGCCGACCTGATGCTCGACCTCCACTGCGACGACGAGGCGCTGCAATACGCTTATATCGACGACGCCTTCTGGCCGGAGGCGGGCGACCTCGCTTCTGCGCTCGGCATGGAAGCGGTTTTCCTCTCGGACGGCGAGAGCTCTGCCTTCGAGGAGGCGGTCGCCTATGCCTGGAAATATGAGACCGGGCAGAAGAAGACGCGGCTCCCCGGACGCCTGTCGGTTACCGTGGAGCTTCGCGGCACCCGCGACGTCTATCCGGAGCTTGCCCGCAAGGACGCAGATGGCGTCTTCCGCTTCCTCGTCGCCCGTGGCGTGATCACCGGTGACGACGCGATCGCGCCGTTCGCCGGCATCGTTTCGCCGCTCGACAATATCGAGATGATCCGCGCGCCGGAGGCGGGCGCCATCCTGTTTCATCGCGACATCGGCGAAAGCGTGAAGGCCGGCGACCTGCTCGCCACCATTCTCGCGCGGCCGGGCCAGGCCGGCGGAACCGTCGAAGTGCGGGCGCCGCAGGATGGGCTGATCGTCACCCGCGTCTCGACCCGCCTTGCACGCCGACGTTCGGACCTGATGAAGATCGCCTGCGCTCAGCCCTCCAACGCCGCGCGCAAGCCGGGACCACTCGAAGCCTGA
- a CDS encoding glutathione S-transferase family protein, with amino-acid sequence MILIGQYDSFVRRVGIALTLYGIPFEHRPWSSFGNADELRAHNPLTRVPTLVLGDGLALTDSHIILDYLDSLVSDDQVMFPRAEPARHRALRIATLATGLGDKAVSLFYEKRLHGEVSALWVDRCRRQIEETLGVLEASRTESRSEYWFSERIGHADIAVAAVLRFLKDVHSDLVAISHYPHLRAHAEKLEALPAFQTISQPFIPPA; translated from the coding sequence ATGATCCTGATCGGCCAATACGATTCGTTCGTTCGTCGCGTGGGCATAGCGCTCACGCTGTACGGTATCCCCTTCGAACACCGCCCCTGGTCGTCCTTCGGCAACGCGGACGAGCTTCGCGCCCACAATCCGCTGACGCGCGTACCGACCCTTGTGCTGGGTGATGGGCTGGCGCTTACCGACAGCCACATCATTCTCGACTATCTCGATAGCCTCGTATCCGATGATCAGGTCATGTTCCCACGAGCCGAGCCGGCGCGGCATCGGGCACTGCGGATTGCCACGCTCGCGACCGGCCTTGGCGACAAGGCGGTCAGTCTGTTTTACGAGAAGCGCCTGCATGGCGAAGTCTCGGCGCTCTGGGTCGATCGCTGCCGCCGCCAGATCGAGGAGACGCTTGGCGTCCTCGAGGCGAGCCGCACTGAAAGCCGGAGCGAATACTGGTTCTCGGAGCGCATCGGCCACGCTGACATCGCAGTCGCGGCGGTCCTGCGATTCCTCAAGGACGTGCATTCCGATCTCGTCGCCATCTCGCATTATCCCCACTTGCGCGCCCACGCGGAGAAGCTGGAGGCGCTCCCCGCGTTCCAGACGATCAGCCAGCCCTTCATTCCGCCGGCCTGA
- a CDS encoding alpha/beta fold hydrolase, with product MLRSLIASAAIAIAAPALADVQPYSAAFTMQDIATNGTTLHVRVGGSGPTVVLLHGYGETGDMWAPLAAELVRGHRVIVPDLRGMGRSQKPETGYDKKNEAKDIAGVLDALKADKVDVVAHDIGNMVGYSFAAQYPARTTKLVLMDAPLPGIGPWEEILKNPLLWHFRFGGPDMERLVAGRERIYLDRFWNEFSADPKKWDEASRQHYATLYAQPGAMHAGFAQFAAFDQDAIDDQALLKQGKLKMPVLAVGGEKSFGPTMAVVARAAADNVTEVVIPASGHWLMEEQPEATVKAIRSFLDTE from the coding sequence ATGCTTCGTTCCCTCATCGCCAGCGCAGCCATCGCCATTGCTGCCCCGGCGCTCGCTGACGTTCAGCCCTATTCGGCGGCCTTTACGATGCAGGACATCGCAACCAACGGCACAACCCTTCATGTCCGTGTCGGAGGGTCCGGGCCAACCGTCGTGCTGCTGCACGGCTATGGCGAGACCGGCGACATGTGGGCGCCGCTCGCCGCCGAACTCGTGCGCGGTCACCGCGTCATCGTACCCGATCTCAGGGGCATGGGACGCTCACAGAAGCCTGAAACCGGCTACGACAAGAAAAATGAAGCCAAGGATATCGCCGGCGTGCTGGACGCCTTGAAGGCGGACAAGGTCGACGTCGTCGCGCACGATATCGGCAACATGGTCGGCTACTCGTTCGCCGCGCAATATCCGGCACGGACGACCAAACTCGTGCTCATGGACGCGCCTCTGCCCGGCATCGGCCCCTGGGAGGAGATCCTCAAGAACCCGCTGCTCTGGCACTTCCGCTTTGGCGGGCCCGACATGGAACGGTTGGTCGCTGGCCGCGAACGCATCTATCTCGACCGCTTCTGGAACGAGTTCTCCGCTGACCCGAAGAAGTGGGACGAAGCATCGCGCCAGCACTACGCCACGCTTTACGCCCAGCCCGGAGCGATGCACGCCGGCTTCGCGCAGTTTGCGGCCTTCGATCAGGACGCGATCGATGACCAGGCCCTTCTGAAGCAGGGCAAGCTGAAGATGCCGGTACTCGCCGTTGGCGGCGAAAAATCCTTCGGGCCGACGATGGCCGTCGTTGCCAGAGCAGCCGCCGACAACGTCACGGAAGTGGTGATTCCGGCATCCGGCCACTGGCTGATGGAAGAGCAACCGGAAGCAACGGTGAAAGCGATCCGCAGCTTTCTCGATACGGAATAG
- a CDS encoding GFA family protein, producing the protein MSRSYIGGCACGAIRYEISGEPVFSNDCQCRDCQHESGTGHGSHMTFRRDGVKLEGEATHWDMVADSGHVKTRGFCPTCGSPVYMTFAAMPEFFSVRAASLDDPSRYKPDAVTYAVRGYDWDHLDPALTKFETMPPT; encoded by the coding sequence ATGAGCAGGTCCTATATCGGCGGATGCGCCTGCGGCGCGATCCGCTACGAGATTTCCGGAGAACCGGTATTTTCGAACGACTGCCAGTGCCGCGACTGCCAGCACGAAAGCGGGACCGGACACGGATCGCATATGACGTTCCGCCGCGACGGCGTGAAGCTCGAAGGCGAAGCGACGCACTGGGATATGGTTGCCGACAGCGGCCATGTGAAGACGCGCGGCTTCTGTCCCACCTGTGGCTCGCCCGTCTACATGACCTTTGCGGCCATGCCCGAATTCTTCAGTGTGCGCGCGGCGAGCCTTGATGATCCGAGCCGCTACAAGCCCGATGCAGTGACCTATGCCGTGCGCGGATACGACTGGGACCATCTCGATCCGGCTCTGACGAAATTCGAGACGATGCCGCCGACGTAG
- a CDS encoding SRPBCC family protein translates to MTDAAALKIETQDIVIDEVFPHAPETIWKTLTNGDLMGRWIMPPTGFRPVEGTHFTFQTTPAGAWDGTIRCQVLEVRPHERFVYSWKSGDEDNVGYGSRLDTVVTWTLTKVDNGTRLRLVHSGFVTPKNDSAFSNMSNGWPKVLSRLGEVTDEQP, encoded by the coding sequence ATGACCGACGCAGCAGCCTTGAAAATCGAGACACAGGACATCGTCATAGACGAGGTGTTTCCGCATGCACCCGAGACGATCTGGAAGACCCTGACCAATGGCGACCTGATGGGGCGCTGGATCATGCCGCCGACCGGCTTCAGGCCCGTCGAGGGCACGCATTTCACCTTCCAGACGACACCGGCCGGAGCCTGGGACGGGACGATCCGTTGCCAGGTGCTGGAGGTCCGCCCGCATGAGCGCTTCGTCTATTCGTGGAAGAGCGGTGATGAAGACAATGTCGGTTACGGCTCCCGTCTCGACACGGTCGTGACCTGGACGCTGACGAAGGTCGACAACGGCACCCGTCTTCGCCTCGTGCATTCCGGCTTCGTCACGCCGAAGAACGACTCGGCGTTCAGCAATATGAGCAATGGCTGGCCGAAGGTGCTCTCGCGCCTCGGTGAGGTCACCGACGAACAGCCCTAA
- a CDS encoding ArsR/SmtB family transcription factor, with the protein MIETTPVTAVMRALADPTRRAVFERIANADEITVVELTRGSGVTQGAISQHLKSLKQAGLVAERPEGRNVYYRAEPEGLAPLVDWMSHYGSFWRERFADLRTLLKEIDP; encoded by the coding sequence ATGATCGAAACCACCCCCGTCACCGCCGTCATGCGCGCCCTTGCCGACCCGACAAGGCGCGCCGTGTTCGAGCGCATCGCCAATGCCGACGAGATCACCGTGGTCGAGCTCACCCGCGGCAGCGGCGTGACGCAGGGTGCGATTTCGCAGCACCTCAAGTCGCTGAAGCAGGCGGGCCTGGTCGCCGAGCGTCCGGAAGGCCGCAACGTCTATTACCGCGCCGAGCCTGAAGGCCTGGCGCCGCTCGTCGACTGGATGAGCCACTATGGCAGCTTCTGGCGCGAGCGCTTTGCAGATCTACGCACTCTTCTCAAGGAGATCGATCCATGA
- a CDS encoding alpha/beta fold hydrolase yields the protein MLKSLIAAAAFALSASALTSAQAAPAAKNVVLVHGAFADGSGWQGVYNILKKDGYNVTIVQNPTLSLAGDVAITKRAIAAQDGPVVLVGHSYGGVVISEAGTDEKVKSVVYIAAFAPDKGESVSSLIANPPAGAPVPPILPPVDGFLALDKAKFAAAFAADVDPEIAAFMADSQVPWAVEAAAGTVTAPAWKEKPSFYLVATDDRMIPPAAQRQMAKRAGSTVVETAGSHAVYVSKPDAVAALIEKAAQASE from the coding sequence ATGCTTAAGTCCCTCATCGCTGCCGCCGCTTTCGCCCTCTCCGCAAGCGCGCTCACGTCGGCCCAGGCCGCCCCTGCCGCCAAGAATGTCGTGCTGGTTCATGGCGCCTTTGCTGACGGTTCGGGCTGGCAGGGCGTCTACAACATCCTCAAGAAGGACGGTTACAACGTCACCATCGTCCAGAACCCAACCCTTTCGCTTGCCGGCGACGTCGCCATCACCAAGCGCGCGATCGCCGCGCAGGACGGCCCGGTCGTGCTCGTCGGCCACTCCTATGGCGGCGTGGTCATTTCGGAAGCCGGCACCGACGAAAAGGTGAAGTCCGTCGTCTATATCGCCGCCTTCGCGCCGGATAAGGGCGAGTCCGTTTCCTCGCTCATCGCCAACCCGCCTGCCGGCGCTCCGGTTCCGCCGATCCTGCCGCCCGTCGATGGTTTCCTCGCACTCGACAAGGCGAAATTCGCCGCTGCATTCGCGGCCGACGTCGACCCTGAGATTGCAGCCTTCATGGCCGACTCGCAGGTCCCGTGGGCCGTGGAAGCGGCAGCCGGCACCGTCACCGCTCCGGCCTGGAAGGAGAAGCCGAGCTTCTATCTCGTTGCGACCGACGACCGCATGATCCCGCCGGCCGCCCAGCGCCAGATGGCAAAACGCGCCGGTTCCACGGTGGTCGAGACCGCCGGCAGCCACGCCGTCTACGTCTCGAAGCCGGATGCCGTCGCAGCGCTCATCGAAAAGGCGGCACAGGCGAGCGAATAA
- a CDS encoding MarR family winged helix-turn-helix transcriptional regulator, with protein MSNDPTTVPLDSQLCFSIYSASIAINRVYKPMLDALGVTYTQYLVLSTLWEKDGLTISAIADRLGLESSTITPAVKRLEAAGFLGRHRSVTDERQVEVHLSAKGRGLHVKTGCLTDALLKNSGFTVPEMIDLNERVRKLRDGMRDAVK; from the coding sequence ATGTCCAATGATCCCACGACCGTGCCGCTGGATAGCCAGCTTTGTTTTTCGATCTATTCGGCATCGATCGCCATCAACCGCGTCTACAAGCCAATGCTCGACGCGCTCGGCGTAACCTACACTCAGTATCTTGTCTTGAGCACGCTCTGGGAGAAGGACGGCCTGACGATCTCGGCGATCGCCGATCGGTTGGGCCTTGAGTCGAGCACGATTACGCCGGCCGTCAAGCGGCTTGAAGCCGCCGGTTTCCTCGGCCGCCACCGCAGCGTCACCGACGAGCGACAGGTGGAAGTGCACCTTTCAGCAAAGGGACGCGGTCTGCATGTGAAAACCGGTTGCCTGACCGATGCTCTGCTGAAAAATTCAGGCTTCACCGTGCCGGAAATGATCGATCTCAACGAGCGAGTTCGGAAGCTGCGCGATGGAATGCGTGACGCGGTGAAGTAG
- a CDS encoding class I SAM-dependent methyltransferase produces the protein MPSDKLYNDPSLVEFYDIENGWTADSAYLKTMAEGRTSILDLGCGTGMLTAALAESGKRVVGVDPAAAMLDVARSRPGGNRVRWVEGDGRTIRLDETFDMVLLSGHAFQVFLTKDDQLAALKTIAAHLSPEGHFIFDSRNPVVEEWKEWTPDESERDTEHPVFGKVLAWNDVRHDPATGVVEYDTFYRIAADERTYAAQSKIAFPSHEDLTAMMDESGLVVEQWLGGWDGRPFETSASEIIPIGRLR, from the coding sequence ATGCCGTCGGACAAGCTCTATAACGATCCAAGCCTTGTAGAGTTCTACGACATCGAGAACGGCTGGACCGCCGATTCCGCATATCTGAAGACCATGGCCGAAGGCCGCACCTCGATCCTTGATCTGGGGTGCGGCACCGGCATGCTGACCGCTGCTCTTGCTGAGAGTGGAAAGCGGGTCGTCGGCGTCGATCCGGCAGCCGCGATGCTGGACGTCGCCAGGTCAAGACCTGGCGGTAACCGCGTCCGTTGGGTCGAGGGTGACGGGCGGACCATCCGCCTCGACGAGACGTTCGACATGGTGCTGCTCAGCGGCCATGCCTTTCAGGTATTCCTGACAAAAGACGATCAGCTTGCGGCGCTGAAGACCATCGCCGCGCATCTTTCGCCCGAAGGGCACTTCATTTTCGACAGCCGCAATCCGGTGGTCGAGGAATGGAAGGAATGGACACCGGACGAATCCGAGCGGGACACCGAACATCCCGTCTTTGGCAAGGTTCTCGCCTGGAACGATGTCCGGCACGACCCTGCAACCGGGGTGGTGGAGTACGATACGTTCTACCGGATCGCAGCGGACGAACGCACCTACGCGGCCCAGTCGAAAATCGCCTTCCCTTCCCACGAAGACCTCACCGCGATGATGGACGAGTCCGGACTCGTCGTGGAGCAGTGGCTCGGCGGCTGGGACGGCAGACCGTTCGAAACCTCCGCGTCCGAGATCATCCCGATCGGCCGGCTGAGATAA
- the guaA gene encoding glutamine-hydrolyzing GMP synthase, with protein sequence MTQTAHPDTVLIVDFGSQVTQLIARRVRETGVYCEIVPFQSAEEGFQRLKPKAVILSGSPASTLDIGSPRAPSVIFDSGLPVFGICYGQQTICAQLGGKVESGHHREFGRAFLEVEKDCPLFEGLWSVGSRHQVWMSHGDRVTAIPEGFEVVATSANAPFAFIADEKRKYYAVQFHPEVVHTPDGAKLISNFVHKIAGIKGDWSMSAYRAKAVEAIRKQVGDKKVICALSGGVDSSVAALLIHEAVGDQLTCILVDHGLMRKDEAKNVVAMFEEHYNLHLLHVDASDRFIGELEGQSDPETKRKIIGRLFIEVFEEEAKKLSGADFLAQGTLYPDVIESVSFTGGPSVTIKSHHNVGGLPERMNMQLVEPLRELFKDEVRVLGRELGLPDSFIGRHPFPGPGLAIRCPGGISREKLEILREADAIYLDEIRKAGLYDAIWQAFAVLLPVQTVGVMGDGRTYEFVCALRAVTSVDGMTADFYHYDMEFLGRAATRIINEVRGINRVVYDVTSKPPGTIEWE encoded by the coding sequence ATGACCCAGACAGCCCATCCCGACACCGTCCTCATCGTCGATTTCGGCAGCCAGGTGACGCAGCTCATCGCCCGGCGCGTGCGCGAAACCGGTGTCTATTGCGAAATCGTGCCGTTCCAGTCGGCTGAAGAAGGCTTCCAGCGACTGAAGCCGAAGGCCGTGATCCTGTCCGGCAGCCCGGCGTCCACGCTCGACATCGGCTCGCCGCGTGCACCGTCCGTGATCTTCGATTCCGGCCTGCCGGTCTTCGGCATCTGCTATGGCCAGCAGACCATCTGCGCCCAGCTCGGCGGCAAGGTCGAGAGCGGCCATCACCGCGAATTCGGCCGCGCCTTCCTGGAAGTCGAGAAGGACTGCCCGCTGTTTGAAGGCCTCTGGTCCGTCGGCTCGCGCCACCAGGTGTGGATGTCGCATGGCGACCGCGTCACCGCCATCCCCGAAGGCTTCGAGGTCGTGGCGACCTCCGCCAACGCGCCCTTCGCCTTCATCGCCGACGAGAAGCGCAAGTACTACGCGGTGCAGTTCCATCCGGAAGTGGTGCACACGCCCGACGGCGCCAAGCTGATTTCCAACTTCGTGCACAAGATCGCCGGCATCAAGGGCGACTGGTCTATGTCGGCCTACCGCGCCAAGGCCGTCGAGGCAATCCGCAAGCAGGTCGGCGACAAGAAGGTGATCTGCGCGCTTTCTGGCGGCGTCGACAGCTCGGTCGCGGCACTGCTCATCCACGAAGCCGTCGGCGACCAGCTCACCTGCATCCTCGTCGACCACGGCCTGATGCGCAAGGACGAGGCGAAGAACGTCGTTGCGATGTTCGAGGAGCACTACAACCTGCACCTCCTGCACGTCGACGCGTCCGACCGCTTCATCGGCGAACTCGAAGGCCAGAGCGATCCGGAAACCAAACGCAAGATCATCGGCCGCCTGTTCATCGAGGTATTCGAGGAAGAGGCAAAGAAGCTCAGCGGCGCGGATTTCCTCGCCCAGGGCACGCTTTACCCGGATGTCATCGAAAGCGTCTCCTTTACCGGCGGCCCGTCGGTCACGATCAAGTCGCACCACAATGTCGGTGGCCTGCCGGAACGCATGAACATGCAACTCGTCGAGCCGCTGCGCGAACTGTTCAAGGATGAGGTCCGCGTGCTTGGCCGCGAGCTCGGCTTGCCCGACAGCTTCATCGGCCGTCACCCCTTCCCGGGTCCGGGCCTTGCGATCCGCTGCCCGGGCGGCATCAGCCGCGAGAAGCTTGAGATCCTGCGCGAAGCCGATGCGATCTACCTCGACGAAATCCGCAAGGCTGGCCTCTACGATGCCATCTGGCAGGCGTTCGCCGTACTGCTGCCGGTACAGACCGTCGGCGTCATGGGCGACGGACGCACCTATGAATTCGTCTGTGCGCTTCGTGCCGTCACCTCGGTCGACGGCATGACCGCCGACTTCTACCACTACGACATGGAATTCCTCGGACGCGCGGCAACGCGCATCATCAACGAGGTCCGCGGCATCAACCGCGTCGTCTACGACGTGACCTCGAAGCCGCCGGGCACGATCGAGTGGGAATAA
- a CDS encoding 5'-methylthioadenosine/S-adenosylhomocysteine nucleosidase (Enables the cleavage of the glycosidic bond in both 5'-methylthioadenosine and S-adenosylhomocysteine): protein MSFAIKDVAGRRVLYVMAVDAEYGPHLKDRIKPLMTGVGPVEAAVVLTRTLAELAAERALPDLVVSLGSAGAATLEQTEVYQAVSVGYRDMDASPLGFEKGATPFLDLPAVVPLPLRIPGVPEARLSTGANIVSGAAYETIDADMVEMETFAVLRACQSFGIPLIALRGISDGKAELKHVSDWTEYLHVIDEKLADVIDRLENAVLSGAIPL, encoded by the coding sequence ATGAGTTTTGCCATCAAGGACGTCGCCGGACGCAGGGTCCTCTACGTCATGGCCGTGGATGCCGAATACGGGCCGCACCTCAAGGACCGGATCAAGCCGCTGATGACTGGCGTCGGCCCGGTCGAGGCTGCCGTGGTGCTGACGCGCACGCTTGCCGAGCTCGCAGCGGAGCGGGCCCTGCCCGATCTCGTCGTTTCGCTCGGCTCGGCCGGCGCTGCCACGCTTGAACAGACCGAAGTCTACCAGGCCGTCTCCGTCGGCTATCGCGACATGGATGCCTCGCCGCTCGGCTTCGAGAAGGGCGCGACTCCGTTCCTCGACCTGCCGGCCGTGGTGCCGCTGCCGCTCCGGATTCCCGGCGTGCCCGAAGCCCGGCTTTCGACCGGCGCCAATATCGTTTCGGGCGCGGCCTATGAAACGATCGACGCCGACATGGTGGAGATGGAGACCTTTGCGGTTCTGCGCGCCTGCCAGTCCTTTGGGATTCCGCTGATTGCCCTGCGCGGCATCTCCGACGGCAAGGCGGAGCTCAAGCATGTCAGCGACTGGACCGAATACCTTCACGTCATCGACGAGAAGCTTGCTGATGTGATCGACCGGTTGGAGAATGCGGTTTTAAGCGGCGCCATCCCGCTCTGA
- a CDS encoding PaaI family thioesterase — protein sequence MDDRDPPDFRKRIRNSFARQAAMRTIGAELTLVEQGTVEIELPFDEKLTQQHGFLHAGVISAALDSAGTYAAYSVIDPDASILTIEFKVNLLSPGRGERFLFRGEVTKPGSTIIVSDGRGYAIRADGPAKLIASMTGTMMVVRGREGIEG from the coding sequence ATGGACGACCGTGATCCCCCCGATTTCCGAAAGCGCATCCGCAACAGTTTTGCGCGGCAAGCGGCGATGCGCACCATCGGCGCGGAACTGACGCTCGTCGAACAGGGCACTGTCGAGATCGAACTGCCCTTCGACGAGAAGCTGACGCAGCAGCATGGGTTCCTGCATGCGGGTGTCATTTCGGCTGCGTTGGATTCGGCCGGCACCTACGCCGCCTATTCTGTGATCGATCCCGATGCCTCGATCCTGACGATCGAGTTCAAGGTCAATCTGCTTTCGCCGGGGCGCGGGGAGCGCTTCCTGTTCCGCGGGGAAGTGACGAAGCCCGGCTCGACGATCATCGTCTCCGACGGGCGCGGTTATGCGATCCGTGCGGACGGACCGGCAAAGCTGATCGCATCGATGACGGGAACGATGATGGTGGTGCGCGGACGCGAGGGGATCGAAGGATGA
- a CDS encoding TspO/MBR family protein, whose amino-acid sequence MNRTIVYAVFIAAVLGLGLLIGYNNIPGQWYQSLAKPAFNPPDWIFAPVWSILYVMIGIAGARMFLDHRRAAAMRLWLAQMMLNLLWSPLFFGIKDISSALIVIIALLIAIAGFVVASWQRDRVSALLFLPYLAWVAFATALNSSILLMN is encoded by the coding sequence ATGAACAGAACCATCGTGTATGCAGTCTTCATCGCCGCCGTTCTCGGTCTCGGTCTCCTCATCGGCTACAACAACATCCCCGGACAATGGTACCAGTCACTGGCAAAACCGGCGTTCAATCCGCCCGATTGGATCTTCGCTCCGGTGTGGTCGATCCTCTACGTGATGATCGGGATTGCCGGGGCCCGGATGTTTCTTGACCATCGCCGCGCCGCCGCCATGCGCTTGTGGCTGGCGCAGATGATGCTCAACCTCCTCTGGTCGCCGCTGTTCTTCGGGATCAAGGACATCTCTTCGGCCCTGATCGTCATCATCGCGCTCTTGATTGCGATCGCTGGTTTCGTTGTCGCAAGCTGGCAGCGGGATCGCGTTTCGGCCCTGTTGTTCCTTCCCTATCTCGCCTGGGTTGCGTTTGCGACGGCGCTCAACAGCTCGATTTTGCTCATGAATTGA
- a CDS encoding GNAT family N-acetyltransferase, whose product MKSFRRIDIRPAAPDDIMMIASVIVESWRSTFRGLISDDFLDGMSVEEQALRHARRMRVADVFHLVAVDMSTNKVIGFANYGKARSMPPRFDRELYALYILKEFQGAGIGSALVRSVAGHCRELGGKSLFAWVLSSNPNRAFYEHLGAVAVGQGQVSLGGENHDQTAYRWDDLVKLSGAGRFSA is encoded by the coding sequence ATGAAGAGTTTCAGACGCATCGATATCCGGCCGGCCGCCCCGGATGACATCATGATGATCGCCTCCGTCATCGTCGAAAGCTGGCGATCGACGTTCCGCGGGCTGATTTCCGACGATTTCCTCGATGGCATGAGCGTCGAGGAGCAGGCACTGCGCCATGCAAGGCGCATGCGTGTCGCCGATGTCTTCCATCTGGTCGCGGTCGACATGAGCACGAACAAGGTGATCGGCTTTGCCAATTATGGAAAAGCCCGATCGATGCCGCCGCGTTTCGATCGCGAGCTCTACGCGCTCTATATCCTCAAGGAATTCCAAGGCGCCGGCATCGGCTCGGCACTGGTGCGCAGCGTTGCCGGCCATTGCCGGGAGCTGGGCGGCAAATCCCTGTTTGCCTGGGTGCTTTCCAGCAATCCGAACAGGGCGTTCTATGAACATCTGGGTGCCGTTGCCGTCGGCCAGGGCCAGGTGAGCCTCGGTGGTGAAAACCACGACCAGACGGCCTATCGCTGGGACGACCTGGTAAAGCTCTCCGGCGCGGGCCGCTTTTCGGCGTGA